The segment GCAAGCATGAGCCTTGagcataaactgtttttgtttttggcttTAGGGGATCCACATGGGACTATCCACAGCAACAGACTCTCTCCCAAGCCAAAATGAAACCAAGTATTAGTAGAGTTTAAAATGCAGAACAAGAAAACATATACAACGTGTAAAAGGACTTGCCAGAGTGGAGTTATTTAGTTTTTTAGCTACGTTAGTTCCTAGCATGCGCAAAGCCTAcaaacactatatggccaaaagtttgtgaacacctgaccataacactcatATATTGAACATCCTattttgttataataacctccactcttctgggaaggctttccactagatcttGGAACATGGATGTGGGGATTCAAGCACAAGGGCATTAGTCAGGCACGTAGTTGGTGTTTCAGTTCatcacaaaggtgttcagtgaggttgaggtcagggctctgtgcaggccacttaagttcttccactccaaacttggcaaaccatgtcttcatggagcttgttttgtgcacagaggcattgccatgctggaacacgtttgagcctcttagttccagtgaagggaaattttaatGCTATAGTATGCAAAGACATGTATACTGTCTGATGGTCAGGTACTGTATATGTTTGGCCATGTACTATTGTGTACATGCAatagtcatgtgacctactaataATCAAGCACTATTTGCATGCACACTACATACTCATTCATACTAAATGTCAAAACAATCAGTTTGTATAAAAATGAGGTGTATATAACATGCAAGCAATTTTTGACAATCATGTGTACATCACAAAAGCACTGTGATTTATACAGAAATCACTTATCCCATGCTAACTGATCAAAATTACTACAGACTTCTGCTAACATTTCCATTTACCATACCACTAATCCtgcacagggttgtggggaagcctggagtctatcGATGAGAACTTAGGTACCTTGGGCAGGGAGCCAACCCATGCATATATGAATgtgcatacacattcacacacaacagacaatttggacatgccaatcaacctacagcacatgtcttcggactgggggaggaaaccggagtacccagcgGAAACCCGTGAATCACAGGGACTCCACTCCACGCACTCGGAGcaggggtgggaatcaaacTTCCAACCCCAGACGTCCGAGGtaaagtgctaaccactaagctaccgtgCCCTCCTACTTAAACCATCAAAGTCTGGAAATCTTATCCAGTCTGAATATTACTTTTTTGTGATAAAATGTAGCTGGGATTTGCAATGAATAAACTAAAGTAGCATCAAAAGATACGAATGAGCATGAACTTGGAGTGTAGCCTAGATCAGACTTCCCAGCAACACCGTTCATACACCATTTAAAAggtgacacacaaaaaaacaaaaaaaacatgacgtCACAACACGACCGCACGCGCTTGTCGGCAGAAGTAGGTGAAAGGTCGCCCAAAGCACCGGctgtatttcctgttttatttaccGGTTTCAGACACATGCTGTGTTTTCTCTAAGCAGAAGAcgcttttaaatcatttaatcacacacacttactttatatatatctctatatatatgtTTAGTTTCACTGTCATGGGCCGAGAATGCATGCAAGTACGTTATTAGTAGAAGTACTTTATAGGCGAGAGTGCTAGCAAACAACAGGCGCAGCTAAACCAATGAGTAAGAGTGGTACTGTTATGATGTCGGTGTTTAGAGCCCTGTGCGTGTGTGGTATTCATACGAGCATGTGTGAGTGAtcagaaaagaggaaaaaacaatCGTATGCACCAGCTGATGTGAAAATAAACTTACCGTGTGTAAAGGAAAGGAAGCTTCAGTGAGTGTGATTGcaggaagacacacacacacagtgacggTGTAAAGGGGGGGAAGTGTGTGAAAGGTTGCTGTGCTTTCTGTGTCATTATCATTTTACACACCCACAATACATAAACTCCTTATGCCTCAGGTTTCATGCACAAGTACTTATTAGAGTGAAGTACTAAACAGCATACTTACCAATAAGTACCAAGTACTTACTCTTTTTACattgttgtatttatttgtagttgGTTGTACAGCACAATGGTCAACTAGTGATGTTTTTtattgtgctttataaataaagtgattgattgattgatcgaATAAGTATTTTCATAGCAAAATTAGTCGACAGAGTATTTTATTTAACGCCCTTCGTATTCCTGTCAGTACTGTGCCAAACAGAAAGCATCGCATACGCTATATGGACGAATAtttatggacacctgatcatcatacccatatgtggttcttccccaaactgatGCTACAATGTCAGAAGCACACAtctgtatagaatgtctttgtgtgctacGGTTTTATAACTAAGAGgcacaaacatgttccagcatgacaatgcccctgtgcacaaagcgagctccatgaagtcATGGGTTGCCACggttggtgtagaagaactccagtgtcctgcacagagccgtgacctcaaccccactgatcaGCTCTGGGATAAACTGAAATGCTGACCAAGTCTTCTCACCCAAcctcagtgtctgacctcagtaatgatcttgtggctgaatgagcacaaatccccacagtaaCACTCCAATCTcattcccagaagagtggagtttaTAATACCAGCAAAAGGGAACACAATCTGGAATCTTAATTGTACTGAAGTGCTGTTTAAGGGTTATTTGTACATGTCCTGTGTTTGAATATTGTTAGTGATAACTTTCTCCACCTTCTTAGCCAGGTTTTGCTTGAAATAGAGATTTCATCCCAATGttagaatagaaaaaatgaatgctgacaatcaaacaaacaaataaatgtttccccttatttatatactttaatttgtttgtttctgtattttGCTTCTATATGATTATAAGCATGCTTATTTGTCTAACTCattgtcaaaaaataaataaataacctgcaAAGGATAAATACAGACATAAGAGACCAATACAGAGACAAATTatagaaaaatgttttgcaatattgaggaatgaggaggaattatttcaattattattcaagtaaataatattaataaagtaaatacaCATGCCCACAAGTAACTTTCTGTGTTCATTTGTGCattattgtgtatatttattttaatttgatatattgtatttgtatagatTGATGAAAGACTTTTTTCCCAAAACAGCTTGTTTTTCTGGAAACAGTTATCCCCTggagtcttcttcttcttcttcttcttcttcttcttcttttcttcttcttcttcagatgGATCGATAAGCATACAAGCTATTTTGGAATCACGAACTTGTTTAAACTGGAGACCATGGCCTtcattgtgatttatttaataacactggtatattttattttattttgtattatggcATCATCTGCCTAAAATGCAATACCATGCTCCTCTGCTTGAACATTTCACACTGACCAGTGACATTTTACACTTTACGACTGTCctaaaataacacatttatgAGGGGAAACAAAACCACTTAGTCTGTACAGAGAAAATAGGGTTGCTCCACAGCAGCTGTTTGTATGACTCTGTGAGCTCCCCAAGCACCTGTATGGCTTTACACAGAAATCCACatctttcactctttctctaAAACTTGTTCTCAGGCTTTGCCTGTAATCTCTCTGGTCTGTTGACAGATGCTGCCTTGGCACACGTTCTCTCAGAAATTTCACAGATTGACTGTGAATGTGTGCGGGAAGACCACTTTTAAGTCCCATAAAAGCCCACAGAGAAACAAATTCCACGGTCTTAGGAGAATTATTTGTAGTTTATACATGTCATGATCAGAATGGAAAGTCTTAGCTGTTACTGCTGTTACAGTTAATCCTCCCTCTAACAGCACGAGTCCCTAGCCTATagtgtttgcattttttttaaagcagatttCTTCACACAATAATAAATCTGCCTGCCTGCATAGTATTTTATGGTCCTAGATTCCACATTTATCCTGTCTGTTACATGTAAAAGAGCTGTAGCAATCCAACACTAAAACGCAAGCACACACCCtgttgaaagttttttttttttaattacaaagtGGAATAAACAGCTTCTCAGGAATGCAACTACACATGGTAGAAGCTTTGAAGTCCAATATTCCTGCCCGCAGTTATCTTGGTTGGTCAGAGGATAAGTCATCTcagtcttgttttttgtttcctttcaATGAATAATTGCACAAATATATTCATACTGCAAAATCTGCTGACATGAAGACCTTACAATGTAGCCTGTTTTTGCATGAAAAATATAGACACTCACAGTATACCATTTTCAAAGCTCAtattaacagtaaaaaaaagtttccattTAACAAAAGCTTTTACAAATATATTCTCTCCTCCTTttcataataatattaaaacgctattttacataatatatttaAGCAGTGTGTACTTCAGGAGGTTAGTCAGCATGTTTAACTGTTGCAAATATACAGAAAAGTCCCCTGTGCTAAATTAACACCCACTGTGTTCAACCCACTGGACGAGTGAACACTGCAGGTGAgaattcaacactggggatttatCTGGTCATGTTGAGGAactaaatatgaatatgaatttttAGATAAGATGTGCAatgtacaacaacaacaacaacaaaaaattattcTGTTGaaatttgcttctttttttttttttgcagaataaTTGCATATTCAAGTAATGACTAAATCACTTGGActagcaaaagaaaaaaaaaacactactatCACCGGTGCATATAAATACCTGCACATCATCTAAATGATGGAACAGGTGTTTAAACCCTGGTTCTATTTATTGTCACAATGCCTGAGTATCGTATGATCCTTTAATAGATAGACAAGAAGGAATTTGTTGAATCCTGTCAAGTGTGCTGCAGCTCATCTATATTCTAAATGAAAACTGCCTTCTTAGTTATTGCACAAAATAGCTGCATTGTGTTAGCCAAAATGCCCAAGTCAAGAACTTTGCATTATTTCCCCGCCTAAAGACAGCTCGCGCGTGCGTTCACACCTTTAGGTACTCGTTTTTGAGGCGGCTCAAGCGCGTGCCGTGGCTGCGGATTATGAGCGACAGCAGCTCGTGCTTGTCCTTGAGCGCAAGCGCCACGTCCAGCGTGTCGCGCGTCGCGTCGCGCGTGTGCGCCACCATGGCGAGGAAGTCGTCGCTGACTCGGTGCTCGTCGCGCACGTCATGGTCCTGGCTCTGCTTGAACTTAACCTCGAGCTCGAGCAGCGACTTCTCCGAGCTGGCGAAGGCCTCGCCGATCTGCACGCTCTCACGCCGCAGGAACTCGCCGTAGCTTTCCTCACCGTCCAGATCGAGCGCCACGCTCCGGCCGATGCCCTCGAGCACGCGCGCCGCGTCCTCCACGTGACGCCTGAGGATGGTGAAGTCGTCACGGATCACCGCGTCGCTGTCTTCCTCCAGAACGCAGCGGGTCTCATCCTTCACCCGGAAGAGCATCTGGCAATGCTCGGGGTCGTCGTTTTCCTCGTAGTAGCCATCCGGAACGAAGTAGTGATGGAAGGTACCGTTGGACATCTCCGGGTACAGTGGACCTAAATACGCCGCTCCGAGGCGGAGATAAACCAGACAGACCGCCGCGAGTAATTCAACCGACAGCATCTTTATTCAATTTCTTCattcagcaaaaacaaaaaaacaacaacaacaaaaaaagtccaTCGATCTTTAAGGGTTTCCGTTAGGGTTTGCTTGCAGCCTGATGTTTGTCTTGTATGACAAGCATTCTGACAGTCATATATCCAGACCCGCTGCATGCGAGTAGTCTCTGATCTGAAAGCGCGTGCACAAACGCGCTGCTTGTAGCCTATGTCCCGTTAAGCTCGCTCCTTAATAGATTTTGACTTGGTGCCTACATGCTACAGTGAGAATTCATCAAAGCTGAGATGATACGCGAGCAGTTCGTGCTCGCTCTGAATGTCTGCACATCTGGTTCTCCGAGACAGCACTAGGTTTAGACTAATGATCCCCCTGCTCCTGCTCTCAAATTACAAGCCCGTCACTGCTACACTTAGAAAGCAGCACTGAGCTGGCAGCAGGACTATTTCACACAGGAGTTTGTTATTAGAGTGGCTGGGGCTATTAGGAGCTTTTAGTACTaatgaattaaacaaaaatatacagtacatgagtGTATAACTCTATTGAGTCATGCTGAAGGTAGCATACCTTTTTGCCCTTAGTGCTATTATTAttcgtattattatttttaaatctacaggagttgtgtacttttttttaaactcagtgGACTACAGAACAGCTATAGAGTTATGGGACTGAGGAATGCATTGAGGGTGTTTAGTACTTACTGAAGCAATTAAACATTGAACTTTGTATTGACATTAAAAGAACTATAACCCTCTGGACTTCCACTTGAATTATTCAGAGCAGTTGACTCCAGCAGCTGTCttatattttaaacacactAGCACCACACACCCAAGTGTATGATTCTGCTCCAAGGTCTTGACACTGAACACATTGCTTTTCACAGCAATGTCAAAAGAACACACAAAAgtacttcttttttctttttttttacttagatGTTTTTAGACATTTGCCCAGACAGTTCTCTTCCGTCAGTCTCTTTCTTCTCACCCTGATGCTCCTTGTGACCGTTTCCCTGAAAGAGCTTCTGAGTGATGATTAAAGGTTATGACCTCTGCAAAGCAGAAAACTAGCAGGAGCTGCCTAGGCAGTGACATCATTTGGACATTTGGAGGGAGGAGGGGTGTGCtctgacaggtgtgtgtgaacagATACACATgcagtcactcacacacacacacacacacacacacacacacacacacacacacacacacatacaataaaatattatcaTGTACTAATTGTGTTCCTGGTCCGGACATGgaaagaggagaagaaagaatTCATATACAGCTAAGCAGGAAAACATTTCAGCAAATGTGTTTCCAAGGCAGAAAACCAATAGACAGAGCAcaatgtcagagagagagaaagagagagagagagagagaggcagacagtttgagtgtgtgtgtgtgtgtgtgtgtgtgtgtacttagtTTCACTTTTCACTACGTCAGAATCACTTGTTCCCAGCCTTGCTTTCTCCAGAGCCTCTTCTAAATTACCTAAAGTACCTTTTCCTAGACATCCCAACCCCCCTTTGAACCTGGTTCCCCCGAGGTTCCCTTCATACACATCCACTCTGAGAAGCTGGCTCTCTCTGCTCTCAAATCAAGTTTTAGACTCTTCTTAACATGCCTCAGTCTGTGTTTTAAGTACTTTATAAGCATCAAATATTTTAACAACTGAGGTAACGGAAAGTATTTATTAGCCATCAGTAGCCTTGCAAGCTATAAAGTCTCCAGTTTCCATTGGCTAGATGTTTAGTTGAACTGATGAGCCATTGCAATCAGGAGTCAGTGAGCACATAATTGACGGATAAACATAACTGTGTAAACAAATGGATTGGTAGGTTGCAGGCTGAGGATACTATTTCAAACCCAGTTCTCCTTCTAGACACTGCACCAAGTTGATGTAGGATTAACATCTTTAAAGTCAACATTTTGTATGTAGCTAGAACGTTAAGTAAATCACAACTCTGTGCAGTTCTTTTGAGGTCATGCTGAATTCAAGCCATCCATTTGGCAAGGAAAAAATGGGCACTGGAAAATATGCCATTGAACCTCATATGAACTAAGTCTATGGGCCAGGTTGGATATGAAATGGTAGGATTTATGGGTGGTTGATTGATCATTAAACCTTACAGAAGGTCAATAAAACGCTGTATCCCAGGACATACAATACTTTCCATCACGCAagaagtcaagggtattgaagCTTTTGTGTAAGAACGCAATAAAAGATGTATGGAGCTGTGTACAGAGCCACCAGGAAAAAAGAACATAGCGatattgttttcttcttttgagTCCTGTAAGCTACAGAGACAGCATGCGGCTCATGACTGTAAGTTTCTGGTCGAGCAGgacaacattaataacaacGTAGCCTCTAATTACATTAAGCTATCACACTTGTGCTAAAAGCTACTCTCTAGTGAACTTTAAGAGTAACCCCATAATATGCAATTGATGGTTGATAGCATACAGTCATACAGCATACAATATAGCAGCTAGTTTTAGACCCACCATTGATACATCTACATATATCTTATTTCTTATatttaattctgattatttgctcTAAAAGATGATTTTGGTATCCACTGAATGCTTTTAGATAAGTCTGTTCCTTCTGCACTGAAAATATTCATAGAGTGAGCATGGGGCAGTGTGATTCTTGTCACAATGGGCCTCTCTTTGTGCTTGTTGTAGTTCACATtgttgaccactaggtgcaaagATAACTCGGTTATAATTAGGTGTGATAAAATGGAAGCTAAAAGGGGAAACattaacatttgttgaacaACTGacgtacagtactgtgcaaaagttttaggcaccctttttttagtacaaatttTGTTATAGATATTTATTTGATGAATTCTGTTTTACTCAGTCATTACAAAATCATTTGAGATTTCCTAACATTACTTTTCcaataaccatcatcatcatcatcatcatcatcatcatcatcatcatattgcagaaaaatgtttgtatgtcactaaagaaagcaacatactgtgtaagagaccacttttcacacaaaaaatatataatgaggGCCTACATGCAAAAATAAGAATCAAGtgtaacagtcaaagtctccagaagaactgtggctggttctgcaagatgctcagtaaatcATACCATCtaatttcctttaaaaacaacacaaattgTACCTGGGACTATTATATATTGACTTTctttagtttattactgtttattgcaTGTTGTAGTATTTTTCACGTAAgtagaaatatttaatttaattatttttgaagtcATCTTTACTTTactgcatttctttgcatgtaaGACATTTGCACGGTACTGTATAGCGTGAGGCTCCGCCCCACCTGCCCAGATGGACGAGCCGCCACTGGATCTCACATAAAGAAatgcaagaaaaaacaaaaaacaaaaaacttttttgctttttatataTCAGTACAAAGTCATGCCCTCTGAATAGACCTGACTGAAAATGCAGATATGGGCAAGATTACAAAACCAGGCACTACAGCAAGCGACTGTAACATCTGGTGTTCTAGTAACAGTTGAGCTTTCATTTAGACTGAACAGCCAATGGATATTCCCATGCACAGAAATCAGACACACACCATTATTTAAATCCAGGAGGGTCTACAGATCTCTTGAAATGTGGGATACAATGATGAAGCAAGCAAGCAAATGAATGCTTTAGTCCCACAGCAGCCTTTTTCACTTTGTCACACATATGTTCCCTACACACAGGCCAGCGTTGACCTCAGAGCAAGCTTCCAAATAGCAGCTCAGCTGCCCACTCATATAAACCTGGTTTTATGTATGCTGCAATTAAATGCCCTCATGACACAATACTAGAAGCCACAGTATGACTGTGGGACTAAATCAAGACTTGTATATTTACATAGCATAGTGGCTCAACTGGAAACTAGATATCAGCCATagtattcataaaaatattgAGCCAATGTCTGACGCCATCGTAATTACTCCATGttgaagtttattattatgaCCCAGTTATAAAGTGCACAATGATAAAGCAGGAACTAGTGGTGATATTTATACTTTTAAGAACACTCTTAAACCGAGTAAGCCAAGTGCATTGGTGCGCTCTTCTGCTAGAGAGAACAAAGCATACTGCTATTAGATTATGGGGCTTGAGTCAAAGCTTACTCAGCAGTCGGCTCTAATGCGATGAAACATCTCAGAAAGTATCTGTAGTGTTTCTGTTtaaagtgtgtgggtgtgctcTCGTCTCAGTGCTCACAAGGGCGTACAGTGTAATGAAAGAGGACGGAATACAGGAGTGACCTCCAGAGAGAGCCTAGAGATCCTGAAGCTGTTCCTACTCATACTCAACTGCTCATGAGATTTTTCCAGCGGATTTGTGGTCGAATGCCTCACCACCAGTCCCCTGGATTGGCTTACGGGTTGTCGGTCttcaaaactttttttcctcatatggAAACATATTGAAGCCAAATTTATTCAGTCAGAAATCGCTGCCctagcacgcacgcacacaaacacacacacagactccaAATGACttcataatattttttaaaaatccaactGAATTATGACTTTTGTGAGATAAAATATTGCCATTCTGCCAATATGACTTTATAGTTTTACAAAAGATAAGAAAAACAAAGCTAGATATGAGGAACAGAACAAGACAGAACAAATTGTTTTGTATATTAATTTTGACGGTCATGCTTTTAATGTAGACAGACTGTGAAATCAGATTTTTCAGGgctataatgtatgtatgttatTATCTCCCAGAAATGGccaaataaaaatctactgTTATTATAATACTTCAAGTCATATCTGAAGTAATCAGAATATTTTAGCACATTATCATTTGCTTAAATGAGGACTTAAATCCTCAATCAACCAAAGAACTAATCCAAGCTTGAAGCCAACACTCAACTGGATAACTTTTGAGAGCTTGTAACGAACACAGCATCGGGTCACAGGTGTTATTTTGTCTAAGTTTGAGTTCACGCAATACATCAGATCTCGTTTGTACTTCAGAGGAACACAGAGCTAATCACAGAGGTGATTCTTCAGGACAAACATGACATGATTACAGTCCTGAAGGGACCTCCTGTCTGAGAAAAACATTAACTCTGACATGTTTGCAATTTAGTAGAGAGAAGGAGGCTAAAAGCATTAAACACAGTGACTCTACTTGTCCTTTAGACCCAATGCTTCATAGCGTGCCGCTCTCCATGGAGTGGTGTTTCTTAATGTCTTGCAGTGCTGATACCGTATTGATGAGATCAGAGACTGCAGTCATGTCTGTGCTAGAAGAAAGCCACCATCGTTAAACCATAATGGCCAACATATGTTGCTTATGAAACAGCGGTTGCACTACAGTGCTCTTCCTTTTTACATTCATTAGCCCATGATGGCTTAATTGTGTATATAGAACTggggaaagaaaggaaacaaTCAACAGTGACATTACGTAATTTAACGAAggataagagaaaaaaataaaagcaaataaaatgcaGTTGGCAGGAGATACTGGTTGGACATCCAGACTCTAAACAGTCGCTGTTTGCATATTACTGTTATGTTTTGTAGCGCCGCAATGGACTGGCATGTTATCCGGCAT is part of the Ictalurus punctatus breed USDA103 chromosome 27, Coco_2.0, whole genome shotgun sequence genome and harbors:
- the fibinb gene encoding fin bud initiation factor produces the protein MLSVELLAAVCLVYLRLGAAYLGPLYPEMSNGTFHHYFVPDGYYEENDDPEHCQMLFRVKDETRCVLEEDSDAVIRDDFTILRRHVEDAARVLEGIGRSVALDLDGEESYGEFLRRESVQIGEAFASSEKSLLELEVKFKQSQDHDVRDEHRVSDDFLAMVAHTRDATRDTLDVALALKDKHELLSLIIRSHGTRLSRLKNEYLKV